The Laspinema palackyanum D2c DNA window GGCAATGCCCACCCTACCCATTACAACTGGATTGAAAGGACGTTAGTTTTCATAGAAACGACCAGAAAGATTAAAGTCGATTTTCCCAGTAAAGGGGTTTGCGTTGCCAGTGCATCACTGCCACAATTAAAAGTGTTTCTTCCTCTTGAATTTCGATAAATAATACTATAGGGAAAACGTCCCATACGGCAATACCGTGTATTCGCCGATAACA harbors:
- a CDS encoding type II toxin-antitoxin system RelE/ParE family toxin; the protein is MIYDFHPAAKQELNDTVNYYDNINPDLGDAFLDEFDRTLDRIQRFPKAWSLLSANTRYCRMGRFPYSIIYRNSRGRNTFNCGSDALATQTPLLGKSTLIFLVVSMKTNVLSIQL